The following are encoded together in the Monodelphis domestica isolate mMonDom1 chromosome 5, mMonDom1.pri, whole genome shotgun sequence genome:
- the LOC100022596 gene encoding pre-mRNA-splicing factor 18-like isoform X3, giving the protein MEKLKAEICQKLKLVEDQNLLGERKKYFKRSELAKKEEAYFERSGYKIQPKEKDQKPLPSPNPVLEVEPAEGKLPVTLSRPQVLRQFRERGEPVRLFGETDYDAFLRLRKIEILTPEVNKGLRNDLKAALDKIDQQDLDEMASGQEPGENDTRNDLKVHEENITFEELEALGKSLGKGDDQEDMDIITKVLKTLPADIKESITNIIKFLLQREYVKANDAYLQMAIGSAPWPIGVTMVGIHARTGREKIFSKHVAHVLNDETQRKYIQGLKRLMTICQKHFSTDPSKCVEYNAL; this is encoded by the exons atggagaaacttaAAGCAGAGATCTGTCAGAAGCTCAAGCTGGTGGAGGACCAGAATCTgcttggggaaaggaaaaaatactttaaacgTAGTGAACTTGCCAAAAAAGAAGAGGCCTACTTTGAAAGATCTGGCTACAAGATACAGCCAAAAGAGAAGGATCAGAAACCATTACCTTCACCCAATCCAGTATTAGAAGTGGAACCAGCAGAGGGAAAATTGCCTGTGACTCTTTCAAGGCCACAGGTCCTCAGGCAGTTcagagaaagaggagaaccaGTGAGATTGTTTGGAGAAACTGACTATGACGCATTTCTACGTTTAAGAAAGATAGAGATTCTCACACCAGAGGTTAACAAGGGTTTAAGGAACGACCTGAAGGCAGCTTTGGATAAGATCGATCAACAGGACCTTGATGAAATGGCTAGTGGtcaagaaccaggagaaaatgacACACGGAATGATCTGAAAGTCCATGAAGAAAATATCACTTTTGAAGAATTAGAGGCTTTGGGAAAATCCTTAGGAAAGGGGGATGATCAAGAAGACATGGACATCATAACCAAAGTCCTTAA GACTCTTCCTGCAGATATCAAAGAATCAATAACAAACATTATCAAGTTCTTGCTGCAGAGAGAATATGTGAAGGCAAACGATGCTTATCTTCAGATGGCCATTGGAAGTGCTCCCTGGCCAATTGGAGTCACCATGGTTGGTATCCATGCCAGAACCGGTCGGGAAAAGATTTTTTCCAAGCATGTTGCACATGTTCTAAATGATGAgactcaaagaaaatatattcagggCCTGAAAAGATTAATGACCATTTGTCAGAAGCACTTCTCAACAGACCCCTCAAAATGTGTGGAGTACAATGCCCTCTGA
- the LOC100022566 gene encoding pre-mRNA-splicing factor 18-like, whose protein sequence is MEKLKAEICQKRKLVEDQNLLGERKKYFKRSDLAKKEEEAYFERSGYKVQPKEKDQKPLPSPNPVLEVEPAEGKSPVTLSRPQVLRQFRERGEPGRLFGETDYDAFLRLRKIEILTPEVNRGLRNDLKAALDKIDQQDLDEMASGQEPGENDTQNDLKVHEENTTFEELEALGKSLGKGDDQEDMDIITKVLKFLLGVWAKELNAREDHVKQSVQGKLNSATHKQTEAYLRPLFRKLQKRTLPADIKESITNIIKFLLQREYVKANDAYLQMAIGNAPWPIGVTMVGIHARTGREKIFSKHVAHVLNDETQRKYIQGLKRLMTICQKHFSTDPSKCVEYNAL, encoded by the coding sequence ATGGAGAAACTTAAAGCAGAGATCTGTCAGAAGCGCAAGCTGGTGGAGGACCAGAATCTgcttggggaaaggaaaaaatactttaaacgTAGTGACCTTgccaaaaaagaagaggaggcCTACTTTGAAAGATCTGGCTACAAGGTACAGCCAAAAGAGAAGGATCAGAAACCATTACCTTCACCCAATCCAGTATTAGAAGTGGAACCAGCAGAGGGAAAATCGCCTGTGACTCTTTCAAGGCCACAGGTCCTCAGGCAGTTcagagaaagaggagaaccaGGGAGATTGTTTGGAGAAACTGACTATGACGCATTTCTACGTTTAAGAAAGATAGAGATTCTCACACCAGAGGTTAACAGGGGTTTAAGGAACGACTTGAAGGCAGCTTTGGATAAGATCGATCAACAGGACCTTGATGAAATGGCTAGTGGtcaagaaccaggagaaaatgacACACAGAATGACCTGAAAGTCCATGAAGAAAATACCACTTTTGAAGAATTAGAGGCTTTGGGAAAATCCTTAGGAAAGGGGGATGATCAAGAAGACATGGACATCATAACCAAAGTCCTTAAGTTTCTCCTTGGAGTTTGGGCTAAGGAACTCAATGCTAGAGAAGACCATGTAAAACAAAGCGTTCAGGGCAAACTGAACAGTGCCACCCACAAACAGACAGAAGCCTATCTGAGGCCACTCTTCAGAAAGCTACAGAAAAGGACTCTTCCTGCAGATATCAAAGAATCAATAACAAACATTATCAAGTTCTTGCTGCAGAGAGAATATGTGAAGGCAAACGATGCTTATCTTCAGATGGCCATTGGAAATGCTCCCTGGCCAATTGGAGTCACCATGGTTGGTATCCATGCCAGAACCGGTCGGGAAAAGATTTTTTCCAAGCATGTTGCACATGTTCTAAATGATGAgactcaaagaaaatatattcagggTCTGAAAAGATTAATGACCATTTGTCAGAAGCACTTCTCAACAGACCCCTCAAAGTGTGTGGAGTACAATGCCCTCTGA
- the LOC100022596 gene encoding pre-mRNA-splicing factor 18-like isoform X1, whose translation MEKLKAEICQKLKLVEDQNLLGERKKYFKRSELAKKEEAYFERSGYKIQPKEKDQKPLPSPNPVLEVEPAEGKLPVTLSRPQVLRQFRERGEPVRLFGETDYDAFLRLRKIEILTPEVNKGLRNDLKAALDKIDQQDLDEMASGQEPGENDTRNDLKVHEENITFEELEALGKSLGKGDDQEDMDIITKVLKFLIGVWAKELNAREDHVKQSVQGKLNSATHKQTEAYLRPLFRKLQKRTLPADIKESITNIIKFLLQREYVKANDAYLQMAIGSAPWPIGVTMVGIHARTGREKIFSKHVAHVLNDETQRKYIQGLKRLMTICQKHFSTDPSKCVEYNAL comes from the coding sequence atggagaaacttaAAGCAGAGATCTGTCAGAAGCTCAAGCTGGTGGAGGACCAGAATCTgcttggggaaaggaaaaaatactttaaacgTAGTGAACTTGCCAAAAAAGAAGAGGCCTACTTTGAAAGATCTGGCTACAAGATACAGCCAAAAGAGAAGGATCAGAAACCATTACCTTCACCCAATCCAGTATTAGAAGTGGAACCAGCAGAGGGAAAATTGCCTGTGACTCTTTCAAGGCCACAGGTCCTCAGGCAGTTcagagaaagaggagaaccaGTGAGATTGTTTGGAGAAACTGACTATGACGCATTTCTACGTTTAAGAAAGATAGAGATTCTCACACCAGAGGTTAACAAGGGTTTAAGGAACGACCTGAAGGCAGCTTTGGATAAGATCGATCAACAGGACCTTGATGAAATGGCTAGTGGtcaagaaccaggagaaaatgacACACGGAATGATCTGAAAGTCCATGAAGAAAATATCACTTTTGAAGAATTAGAGGCTTTGGGAAAATCCTTAGGAAAGGGGGATGATCAAGAAGACATGGACATCATAACCAAAGTCCTTAAGTTTCTCATTGGAGTTTGGGCTAAGGAACTCAATGCTAGAGAAGACCATGTAAAACAAAGCGTTCAGGGCAAACTGAACAGTGCCACCCACAAACAGACAGAAGCCTATCTGAGGCCACTCTTCAGAAAGCTACAGAAAAGGACTCTTCCTGCAGATATCAAAGAATCAATAACAAACATTATCAAGTTCTTGCTGCAGAGAGAATATGTGAAGGCAAACGATGCTTATCTTCAGATGGCCATTGGAAGTGCTCCCTGGCCAATTGGAGTCACCATGGTTGGTATCCATGCCAGAACCGGTCGGGAAAAGATTTTTTCCAAGCATGTTGCACATGTTCTAAATGATGAgactcaaagaaaatatattcagggCCTGAAAAGATTAATGACCATTTGTCAGAAGCACTTCTCAACAGACCCCTCAAAATGTGTGGAGTACAATGCCCTCTGA
- the LOC100022596 gene encoding pre-mRNA-splicing factor 18-like isoform X4, translating to MEKLKAEICQKLKLVEDQNLLGERKKYFKRSELAKKEEAYFERSGYKIQPKEKDQKPLPSPNPVLEVEPAEGKLPVTLSRPQVLRQFRERGEPVRLFGETDYDAFLRLRKIEILTPEVNKGLRNDLKAALDKIDQQDLDEMASGQEPGENDTRNDLKVHEENITFEELEALGKSLGKGDDQEDMDIITKFLLQREYVKANDAYLQMAIGSAPWPIGVTMVGIHARTGREKIFSKHVAHVLNDETQRKYIQGLKRLMTICQKHFSTDPSKCVEYNAL from the exons atggagaaacttaAAGCAGAGATCTGTCAGAAGCTCAAGCTGGTGGAGGACCAGAATCTgcttggggaaaggaaaaaatactttaaacgTAGTGAACTTGCCAAAAAAGAAGAGGCCTACTTTGAAAGATCTGGCTACAAGATACAGCCAAAAGAGAAGGATCAGAAACCATTACCTTCACCCAATCCAGTATTAGAAGTGGAACCAGCAGAGGGAAAATTGCCTGTGACTCTTTCAAGGCCACAGGTCCTCAGGCAGTTcagagaaagaggagaaccaGTGAGATTGTTTGGAGAAACTGACTATGACGCATTTCTACGTTTAAGAAAGATAGAGATTCTCACACCAGAGGTTAACAAGGGTTTAAGGAACGACCTGAAGGCAGCTTTGGATAAGATCGATCAACAGGACCTTGATGAAATGGCTAGTGGtcaagaaccaggagaaaatgacACACGGAATGATCTGAAAGTCCATGAAGAAAATATCACTTTTGAAGAATTAGAGGCTTTGGGAAAATCCTTAGGAAAGGGGGATGATCAAGAAGACATGGACATCATAACCAAA TTCTTGCTGCAGAGAGAATATGTGAAGGCAAACGATGCTTATCTTCAGATGGCCATTGGAAGTGCTCCCTGGCCAATTGGAGTCACCATGGTTGGTATCCATGCCAGAACCGGTCGGGAAAAGATTTTTTCCAAGCATGTTGCACATGTTCTAAATGATGAgactcaaagaaaatatattcagggCCTGAAAAGATTAATGACCATTTGTCAGAAGCACTTCTCAACAGACCCCTCAAAATGTGTGGAGTACAATGCCCTCTGA
- the LOC100022596 gene encoding pre-mRNA-splicing factor 18-like isoform X2: MEKLKAEICQKLKLVEDQNLLGERKKYFKRSELAKKEEAYFERSGYKIQPKEKDQKPLPSPNPVLEVEPAEGKLPVTLSRPQVLRQFRERGEPVRLFGETDYDAFLRLRKIEILTPEVNKGLRNDLKAALDKIDQQDLDEMASGQEPGENDTRNDLKVHEENITFEELEALGKSLGKGDDQEDMDIITKVLKFLIGVWAKELNAREDHVKQSVQGKLNSATHKQTEAYLRPLFRKLQKRTLPANDAYLQMAIGSAPWPIGVTMVGIHARTGREKIFSKHVAHVLNDETQRKYIQGLKRLMTICQKHFSTDPSKCVEYNAL; this comes from the exons atggagaaacttaAAGCAGAGATCTGTCAGAAGCTCAAGCTGGTGGAGGACCAGAATCTgcttggggaaaggaaaaaatactttaaacgTAGTGAACTTGCCAAAAAAGAAGAGGCCTACTTTGAAAGATCTGGCTACAAGATACAGCCAAAAGAGAAGGATCAGAAACCATTACCTTCACCCAATCCAGTATTAGAAGTGGAACCAGCAGAGGGAAAATTGCCTGTGACTCTTTCAAGGCCACAGGTCCTCAGGCAGTTcagagaaagaggagaaccaGTGAGATTGTTTGGAGAAACTGACTATGACGCATTTCTACGTTTAAGAAAGATAGAGATTCTCACACCAGAGGTTAACAAGGGTTTAAGGAACGACCTGAAGGCAGCTTTGGATAAGATCGATCAACAGGACCTTGATGAAATGGCTAGTGGtcaagaaccaggagaaaatgacACACGGAATGATCTGAAAGTCCATGAAGAAAATATCACTTTTGAAGAATTAGAGGCTTTGGGAAAATCCTTAGGAAAGGGGGATGATCAAGAAGACATGGACATCATAACCAAAGTCCTTAAGTTTCTCATTGGAGTTTGGGCTAAGGAACTCAATGCTAGAGAAGACCATGTAAAACAAAGCGTTCAGGGCAAACTGAACAGTGCCACCCACAAACAGACAGAAGCCTATCTGAGGCCACTCTTCAGAAAGCTACAGAAAAGGACTCTTCCT GCAAACGATGCTTATCTTCAGATGGCCATTGGAAGTGCTCCCTGGCCAATTGGAGTCACCATGGTTGGTATCCATGCCAGAACCGGTCGGGAAAAGATTTTTTCCAAGCATGTTGCACATGTTCTAAATGATGAgactcaaagaaaatatattcagggCCTGAAAAGATTAATGACCATTTGTCAGAAGCACTTCTCAACAGACCCCTCAAAATGTGTGGAGTACAATGCCCTCTGA